A window of the Brassica napus cultivar Da-Ae chromosome A2, Da-Ae, whole genome shotgun sequence genome harbors these coding sequences:
- the LOC125575518 gene encoding uncharacterized protein LOC125575518, with protein MRAGGLYRLNSFFGSHNKNLYRVAEPSFTVTFSSTSVLSDLTDSPVCFLEDRFRIHGYEEFDAACDLRGDLYDYVGHIKLVNGQVLSDSLMLDDAEIASSRRVLLHVQTHDGPVMKLYLWDKAASDFSEKFKASGGTARVVLVTTLNPKRFGGPYYQPF; from the exons ATGAGAGCTGGTGGCCTTTACAGACTCAACAGTTTTTTCGGTTCTCACAACAAGAATTTGTATCGTGTTGCGGAACCAAGTTTCACCGTCACATTCTCATCGACTTCTGTCCTCTCTGATCTAACGGACAGTCCGGTTTGTTTCCTTGAGGACCGGTTCCGGATCCATGGATATGAGGAGTTCGATGCTGCCTGCGACTTGAGAGGGGATCTTTATG ATTATGTTGGCCACATCAAGCTTGTGAATGGACAGGTTCTAAGTGATAGTCTCATGCTAGATGATGCCGAGATAGCTTCATCACGCCGCGTCTTGCTCCATGTTCAAACACATGA TGGTCCGGTGATGAAGTTGTACCTATGGGACAAGGCTGCCTCAGATTTTAGTGAGAAATTTAAAGCATCTGGAGGAACCGCACGTGTTGTTTTGGTCACTACTTTAAACCCGAAACGATTTGGAGGTCCGTATTATcaacctttttaa
- the LOC106435324 gene encoding glycerophosphodiester phosphodiesterase GDPDL3 isoform X2 produces MRASTVLLNSIVLIQLFAAQIDAKGSKSPWQTFSGDAPLVIARGGFSGLFPDSSIDAYNFAMQTSVAGAVLCCDVQLTKDGHGVSFPDLKLNNASNIGDIYPNRQKSYPVNGVTTQGWFTIDFSLRDLNNVSLIRGIFSRSEKFDGNGYSILTVQDVSMQIKPESFWLNIQHDAFYAQHNLSISSFLISASRTVSIDYISSPKLNFFSKVKGRFWRNEPSFVFQFLGKEEFEPTTKRTYGSILSNLTYVKTFASGILVPKSYILPLDDKQYLLPPTFLVQDAHKAGLQLYVSGFANDVDIAYNYSFDPVSEYLSFVDNGYFSVDGVLSDFPITASASIDCFSHIGRNARKQMDFLVITKNGASGDYPGCTDLAYEKAIEDGADVIDCSVKMSSDGKPFCSSSIDLTQSTMVIQSPFRNRSTIIPDISSDPGIYTFNLTWPEIQSLTPAIMNPYRSYNMFRNPNEKNSGRIISLSEFLHLANKSTSIYGVLISVEYVVYLREKQGLDVVKAVLDTLTETGYSNGTSTTKVMIQSTHSSVLVDFKKKSKYETVYKVEETIRDISDSAIEDIKKFANAVVIGKSSVFPDVGSFVTGQTNVVERLRKSKLPVYVELFQNEFVSQPYDFCSDATVEINTYITGAGINGTITEFPLTASRYKRNQCLGRKETPSYMSPIKPGILLSLANPRSLPPAEAPYPVFTEDDVTESPQPPGTEKSPSSSTNAQTHRPSGQTRLTLSLRLSVFASLLLL; encoded by the exons ATGCGAGCTTCAACAGTTCTACTCAATAGTATTGTTCTGATTCAGTTGTTTGCGGCTCAAATTGATGCTAAAGGATCAAAAAGTCCATGGCAGACTTTCAGTG GTGATGCTCCACTTGTGATTGCTCGTGGTGGGTTTTCTGGATTGTTTCCAGATTCAAGTATTGATGCTTACAACTTCGCAATGCAGACAAGTGTAGCCGGTGCTGTTCTATGCTGTGATGTTCAGCTAACCAAAGATGGACATGGGGTTTCCTTCCCTGATTTAAAGTTGAACAATGCTTCAAATATTGGAGATATTTACCCAAATCGCCAAAAATCTTACCCGGTTAATGGAGTCACTACTCAGGGTTGGTTCACCATTGATTTCTCCTTGAGAGATCTCAATAATGTTTCTT TGATCCGAGGAATATTTTCCAGATCAGAAAAATTCGACGGAAATGGATACTCGATTTTAACGGTTCAAGATGTATCCATGCAGATAAAACCAGAAAGTTTTTGGTTAAATATTCAGCACGATGCATTCTATGCTCAACATAATCTGAGCATAAGCAGTTTTCTGATATCAGCTTCAAGAACTGTTTCCATTGACTACATCTCTTCCCCTAAACTGAATTTCTTTAGCAAAGTTAAGGGCCGTTTCTGGCGTAATGAACCAAGTTTTGTGTTCCAGTTTCTTGGGAAAGAAGAATTCGAGCCGACAACAAAGCGAACATATGGTTCTATCTTAAGTAACCTAACTTATGTCAAGACGTTTGCTTCAGGAATTCTTGTTCCCAAATCGTACATATTGCCACTAGATGACAAGCAGTACTTGCTACCTCCTACCTTCTTAGTTCAAGATGCTCACAAAGCAGGATTACAACTATATGTGTCAGGTTTTGCAAATGATGTTGATATTGCATATAACTACAGTTTCGATCCAGTGTCTGAGTATCTATCATTTGTGGATAATGGCTATTTTTCTGTGGATGGTGTGCTCTCTGATTTTCCCATAACTGCATCTGCATCCATTG ATTGCTTCTCCCACATTGGCAGAAACGCTAGAAAACAGA TGGATTTTcttgttataactaaaaatggTGCGAGTGGGGACTATCCTGGATGTACAGACTTGGCATATGAGAAGGCAATCGAAGATGGTGCTGACGTTATCGATTGCTCAGTCAAAATGTCAAGCGATGGTAAACCCTTTTGCTCAAGTTCGATAGATCTCACGCAAAGCACAATGGTCATCCAAAGTCCTTTTAGAAATCGTTCAACAATTATTCCTGATATTAGTTCAGATCCTGGAATATACACTTTTAATCTCACATGGCCTGAGATCCAGAGTTTGACTC CTGCGATTATGAACCCATACAGGTCATACAATATGTTCAGGAATCCAAATGAGAAAAATTCTGGGAGGATTATCTCGCTCTCTGAATTCCTACACTTGGCAAATAAATCCACTTCTATCTATGGTGTTTTGATCAGTGTAGAG TATGTAGTGTACCTGAGAGAGAAGCAAGGGCTCGACGTGGTTAAAGCGGTTCTCGATACACTCACGGAAACCGGCTACAGCAACGGAACAAGCACAACGAAGGTCATGATTCAGTCAACGCACAGCTCGGTTCTTGTTGACttcaagaagaagagcaagtacGAGACTGTCTACAAAGTTGAAGAAACCATTCGTGATATTAGTGACTCCGCTATTGAAGACATAAAGAAATTCGCTAATGCTGTTGTCATTGGAAAATCATCAGTCTTTCCAGATGTCGGATCATTTGTTACTGGGCAAACAAATGTTGTGGAGAGGCTTCGGAAGTCTAAACTTCCGGTTTATGTGGAACTGTTTCAGAATGAGTTTGTATCCCAACCATATGACTTTTGTTCTGATGCAACTGTTGAGATAAACACATATATCACTGGAGCCGGTATCAATGGAACCATCACCGAGTTCCCTCTCACAGCTTCAAGATACAAAA GGAACCAATGTTTGGGCAGAAAAGAAACTCCATCTTACATGTCCCCTATTAAACCCGGTATCCTCTTAAGCCTTGCGAATCCTAGGTCCTTACCTCCAGCAGAAGCTCCGTACCCGGTTTTCACAGAAGATGATGTCACGGAGTCTCCACAACCTCCGGGTACAGAAAAATCCCCATCCTCGTCAACCAATGCACAAACACATAGGCCTAGCGGACAAACTCGACTCACTCTATCTCTTCGCCTCTCTGTTTTTGCTTCCCTTCTACTTCTGTAA
- the LOC125585626 gene encoding LEAF RUST 10 DISEASE-RESISTANCE LOCUS RECEPTOR-LIKE PROTEIN KINASE-like 2.4 isoform X1 — MYFISIYPLVFFFLFSIFHHLPCASSKLELCETLFECGNITAGFPFWGGTRHRNCGHPLLELLCNKNSSTSIIISDQEYSVFHLNQTSNTIKLTRPDFLGSFCSSAFTNTTLPPQIFELLPTYKNITVFYHCDPFLPYLSSHTCPKIGLISLSENHNGTCRNGFTVNVPKSFIATEKKLNMTNLESVLSKGFEVKLKIDRKACQQCLSTHGSCGFNQTLPLRNKCNPLHPQTKSVGACGNNQTLSRFVCYHNHTSGYGPRMSDGLSSGSVVDSGDHVVTSTAVAIGCAAGVIFLAAFITVCLHCQQISHDPAQQNLKTVPQPNIEPYNPLKKYSYAQVTRITKSFAEVVGKGGFGTVYRGTLCDGRIVAVKVLKDSKGNGEDFLTELATISQTSHVNIVTLLGFCSEGSKRAIIYEFLGNGSLDKFISSKTTVDMDWPTLYGIALGVARGLEYLHHGCRTRIVHFDIKPQNILLDDNLCPKVADFGLAKLCERKESILSLLDTRGTIGYIAPELFSRMYGRVSHKSDVYSYGMLVLEMIGARNKERAAQNSASDASSIYFPEWIYKDIEKGDTGRLNMDGIVCKEEEMVRKMTLVGLWCIQSSPIDRPPMNRVVEMMEGSVDALKVPPRPGLQVQVAPLQESSTLSENISVYTEYDP; from the exons ATGTACTTTATCTCCATTTATCCTCtggtctttttctttctcttctccatATTCCACCATCTTCCTTGTGCTTCAAGTAAACTTGAATTATGTGAGACTTTGTTCGAATGTGGTAACATCACCGCCGGTTTCCCATTCTGGGGAGGGACACGTCACAGAAATTGCGGCCATCCGTTGCTGGAGCTTCTCTGCAATAAAAACAGCAGTACCTCTATTATCATCTCAGACCAAGAGTACTCAGTTTTCCATCTAAATCAAACATCCAACACTATTAAACTTACCAGACCAGACTTTCTAGGCTCTTTTTGCTCCTCTGCGTTCACCAACACAACCTTGCCTCCCCAAATTTTTGAGCTTTTGCCAACCTACAAGAATATCACTGTATTCTACCATTgtgacccttttcttccttaCCTTTCAAGTCATACATGTCCCAAGATAGGTCTTATCTCATTGTCTGAAAATCATAACGGTACATGCCGTAATGGTTTCACGGTGAACGTTCCGAAGAGTTTTATTGCAACAGAGAAAAAGTTGAATATGACCAATTTAGAAAGTGTTTTAAGCAAAGGGTTTGAGGTGAAGTTGAAGATTGATAGAAAAGCATGTCAACAATGTTTATCCACTCATGGAAGCTGTGGATTTAACCAAACGTTGCCATTACGAAATAAATGCAATCCACTCCATCCGCAAACTA AGTCAGTGGGTGCTTGTGGAAATAATCAGACCTTGAGTAGATTTGTCTGTTATCATAACCATACCTCTGGTTATGGACCAAGGATGTCTGATG GCTTGTCCTCTGGATCGGTAGTAGATTCTGGAGACCATG TCGTGACGTCTACTGCAGTGGCAATAG GTTGCGCAGCAGGTGTTATATTTCTGGCGGCATTCATAACGGTGTGTCTCCATTGCCAACAAATATCACATGATCCGGCTCAACAAAACCTCAAGACTGTTCCACAACCAAATATCGAACCATATAATCCACTGAAGAAGTATAGTTATGCACAAGTGACACGAATCACAAAGTCATTTGCAGAAGTGGTTGGGAAGGGCGGATTTGGCACTGTTTATAGAGGAACTCTTTGTGATGGCCGTATCGTTGCAGTGAAGGTATTGAAAGACTCAAAAGGCAATGGTGAAGACTTCCTCACTGAACTTGCAACCATTAGCCAAACTTCTCATGTTAACATTGTTACACTGCTAGGATTTTGCTCTGAAGGTTCCAAGAGAgcaattatttatgaatttttggGAAATGGGTCTCTTGATAAGTTTATCTCAAGCAAGACCACCGTGGATATGGATTGGCCCACACTTTATGGGATCGCTCTAGGCGTTGCCCGTGGTCTGGAGTACTTGCACCATGGTTGCAGAACAAGGATTGTACATTTCGACATTAAACCACAAAATATACTCTTAGATGATAATCTTTGTCCCAAAGTTGCAGACTTTGGTCTTGCTAAGCTATGCGAGAGGAAAGAAAGCATCTTGTCACTACTAGACACAAGAGGAACGATAGGATACATTGCACCTGAATTGTTTTCAAGAATGTATGGTAGAGTCTCACACAAGTCAGATGTGTATAGCTACGGAATGTTGGTACTTGAGATGATAGGAGCAAGGAACAAAGAAAGAGCTGCTCAAAATTCTGCATCTGATGCGAGCTCAATATATTTTCCTGAATGGATATATAAGGATATTGAGAAGGGAGACACTGGAAGGCTTAACATGGATGGAATCGTCTGcaaagaagaggagatggtTAGAAAAATGACACTGGTGGGTTTGTGGTGTATTCAGTCGTCCCCAATAGATCGTCCACCGATGAACAGAGTTGTGGAAATGATGGAAGGAAGTGTGGATGCTCTTAAAGTGCCTCCCAGGCCTGGTTTGCAAGTTCAAGTAGCGCCTCTTCAAGAATCTTCTACCCTCTCAGAGAACATTTCGGTTTATACAGAGTATGATCCATGA
- the LOC106435313 gene encoding uncharacterized protein LOC106435313: protein MDSFCFSPSDFVYITLNPHFLLLLFIQLLIRVLFRLSLVAMSSNGSSISEKPKGVESDSSPGPIKPIGTPHVSSNHSIGDLHSKRDKGEASVTSGLTKLSGKTAVSSGVLIGVPMSKNPNGAIIHSTKAGVSSGVRGKSAVSSRVRGKAIVSAEVVAFKDVKYGPHDGELRFRLIHFWEARNVVSKVLIGLEMLLIDQEV, encoded by the exons ATGGATTCGTTTTGCTTTTCTCCTTcagattttgtttatataactcTTAATCCGCATTTTCTCCTTCTTTTGTTTATACAACTCTTGATACGAGTCTTATTCCGATTAAGCTTAGTTGCAATGAGTTCCAACGGAAGTTCCATCTCCGAGAAACCAAAAGGCGTTGAGTCTGACTCCTCTCCCGGACCGATCAAACCCATCGGAACACCCCATGTCTCATCCAACCACTCAATAGGCGATCTCCACTCGAAGCGAGACAAAGGCGAAGCGTCGGTCACTTCCGGTCTGACCAAACTCAGCGGCAAAACTGCTGTCTCTTCCGGCGTCTTGATCGGCGTACCTATGTCGAAGAACCCCAATG GTGCGATCATTCACAGCACGAAGGCTGGTGTCTCCTCAGGTGTTAGAGGCAAATCTGCTGTCTCTTCCCGCGTCAGGGGAAAAGCTATTGTCTCGGCCGAAGTGGTGGCTTTCAAAGATGTGAAATACGGACCTCATGATGGCGAGTTGAGGTTCCGGTTGATCCATTTTTGGGAAGCTCGAAATGTTGTGTCAAAGGTGCTTATCGGTCTCGAGATGCTTCTCATCGACCAAGAGGTATAA
- the LOC106433022 gene encoding LEAF RUST 10 DISEASE-RESISTANCE LOCUS RECEPTOR-LIKE PROTEIN KINASE-like 2.7: protein MTHLESALREGFEVKVNIDENACQECLSSHAFCGFDQTFPSGVKCGPLYPQDAEDIRRRCSASFSCGDQKDLMYPFWIPGREDCGHPDFKLECNASFAELTISSVKFRILEMNYSSRVITLSRSDYISNICPLNPVSAPFEENVIPFAPDTEMLTIYYDCRTELTQSVSTYVGEISCHDDVRSYYVTRNLSSPLLNGVRGLINDFKGICRRNVSIPASRPALDTLERTPTPYNLKKALEEGFDLAFNEDCSLCMVSGGACGYTQISSRFVCYCDGWVHTNICDHLFWGFSIKAKLGFGVVFWGSAVSFFLVGIFYVMWCTKKTSEDLRQHDLKAIIPLKQYSYAQVKIITKSFVERVGKGGFGTVYKGTLCDGRSVAVKILKDSKGNGEDFINEVASISKTSHVNIVDLLGFCAEGSKRAILYEFLENGSLDRFISKNASMSLDWMTLHNISLGIARGLEYLHHGCKARIVHFDIKPHNILLDENLCPKVSDFGLAKLCKKKESILSLLGTRGTIGYIAPEVFSRMYGSVSHKSDVYSYGMLVLEMIGARNKERADQNSASNASSMYFPDWIYKDLEKGENERLMGSGIISEEEEIAKKMTLVGLWCIQSSPSDRPPMNRVVEMMEGNLDALEVPPRPVLQIPPAPLQDSSTLSEDVSASTEV from the exons ATGACACACTTGGAAAGTGCTCTTAGAGAAGGGTTTGAGGTGAAGGTGAATATCGACGAGAATGCTTGTCAAGAATGTTTATCCTCTCATGCTTTTTGTGGCTTCGACCAAACCTTTCCATCAGGAGTTAAATGCGGTCCACTCTATCCTCAAGATG CTGAGGACATTCGCAGACGTTGTAGTGCCTCGTTTAGCTGTGGGGATCAAAAAGATCTCATGTACCCTTTCTGGATTCCTGGTAGGGAAGATTGCGGCCACCCTGACTTCAAGCTAGAATGCAACGCAAGTTTCGCAGAGCTTACAATCTCCTCTGTCAAGTTCAGAATCTTAGAGATGAACTATAGTTCTCGTGTCATAACACTTTCAAGATCGGACTATATCAGCAATATTTGTCCGCTCAACCCAGTAAGTGCGCCATTTGAAGAAAATGTCATCCCATTTGCTCCGGACACCGAAATGCTGACAATTTATTACGACTGCCGCACAGAGCTAACACAGTCTGTTTCTACTTACGTTGGAGAGATTTCTTGCCATGATGATGTGCGGAGTTACTATGTAACTAGAAACCTCTCTTCCCCTTTGCTTAACGGGGTTAGAGGCCTTATAAATGACTTCAAGGGTATTTGCAGAAGAAATGTCAGTATTCCTGCATCTAGACCCGCACTGGATACACTAGAGAGAACACCGACTCCATATAATCTGAAGAAGGCTCTTGAAGAAGGTTTTGATCTTGCATTTAACGAAGATTGTTCCTTGTGCATGGTCTCTGGGGGTGCATGTGGATACACTCAGATTTCAAGCAGATTCGTTTGCTATTGTGACGGTTGGGTCCATACCAATATATGTGATCATCTCTTTTGGG GGTTTTCTATTAAAGCGAAACTAG GATTCGGAGTTGTTTTTTGGGGATCAGCGGTCAGCTTTTTTTTGGTAGGAATCTTCTATGTCATGTGGTGCACAAAGAAGACATCAGAGGATCTTAGACAACACGATCTAAAGGCCATTATTCCACTGAAACAGTATAGCTACGCGCAAGTAAAGATAATTACAAAGTCATTTGTTGAAAGGGTTGGGAAAGGCGGATTTGGAACGGTTTACAAAGGAACCCTTTGTGATGGTCGTAGTGTTGCAGTGAAGATCTTGAAAGACTCAAAGGGAAATGGGGAAGACTTCATCAATGAAGTTGCGAGCATAAGCAAAACTTCTCATGTCAACATTGTAGACCTACTTGGATTCTGCGCTGAAGGTTCAAAGAGAGCAATTCTCTATGAATTTCTTGAAAATGGATCgcttgataggtttatctcgaAAAATGCTTCAATGAGTTTGGATTGGATGACACTACACAACATCTCTCTAGGAATTGCTCGAGGTCTGGAGTACTTGCACCATGGCTGCAAAGCAAGGATTGTACATTTTGACATAAAACCACATAATATACTGTTAGACGAAAATCTTTGCCCAAAAGTTTCAGACTTTGGCCTTGCTAAGCTCTGCAAGAAGAAGGAAAGTATCTTGTCACTACTGGGCACAAGAGGAACGATAGGGTACATTGCACCTGAAGTGTTTTCAAGAATGTATGGTAGCGTTTCCCACAAGTCAGATGTGTACAGCTATGGTATGCTAGTCCTTGAGATGATTGGAGCAAGGAACAAAGAACGAGCTGATCAAAACTCTGCATCAAACGCAAGTTCAATGTACTTTCCAGATTGGATATATAAGGATCTGGAGAAAGGAGAGAATGAAAGGCTTATGGGGAGTGGAATCATCAGCGAAGAGGAGGAGATAGCAAAGAAGATGACACTGGTGGGTTTGTGGTGTATTCAGTCATCTCCATCAGATCGTCCACCGATGAACAGAGTGGTAGAGATGATGGAAGGAAACTTGGACGCTCTCGAAGTCCCACCTAGGCCTGTTTTGCAAATTCCCCCAGCTCCTCTTCAGGATTCTTCTACACTTTCTGAGGATGTTTCTGCTTCAACAGAAGTATAA
- the LOC125585626 gene encoding LEAF RUST 10 DISEASE-RESISTANCE LOCUS RECEPTOR-LIKE PROTEIN KINASE-like 2.4 isoform X2, giving the protein MYFISIYPLVFFFLFSIFHHLPCASSKLELCETLFECGNITAGFPFWGGTRHRNCGHPLLELLCNKNSSTSIIISDQEYSVFHLNQTSNTIKLTRPDFLGSFCSSAFTNTTLPPQIFELLPTYKNITVFYHCDPFLPYLSSHTCPKIGLISLSENHNGTCRNGFTVNVPKSFIATEKKLNMTNLESVLSKGFEVKLKIDRKACQQCLSTHGSCGFNQTLPLRNKCNPLHPQTSKFLNSQSVLHHLSGVIFLAAFITVCLHCQQISHDPAQQNLKTVPQPNIEPYNPLKKYSYAQVTRITKSFAEVVGKGGFGTVYRGTLCDGRIVAVKVLKDSKGNGEDFLTELATISQTSHVNIVTLLGFCSEGSKRAIIYEFLGNGSLDKFISSKTTVDMDWPTLYGIALGVARGLEYLHHGCRTRIVHFDIKPQNILLDDNLCPKVADFGLAKLCERKESILSLLDTRGTIGYIAPELFSRMYGRVSHKSDVYSYGMLVLEMIGARNKERAAQNSASDASSIYFPEWIYKDIEKGDTGRLNMDGIVCKEEEMVRKMTLVGLWCIQSSPIDRPPMNRVVEMMEGSVDALKVPPRPGLQVQVAPLQESSTLSENISVYTEYDP; this is encoded by the exons ATGTACTTTATCTCCATTTATCCTCtggtctttttctttctcttctccatATTCCACCATCTTCCTTGTGCTTCAAGTAAACTTGAATTATGTGAGACTTTGTTCGAATGTGGTAACATCACCGCCGGTTTCCCATTCTGGGGAGGGACACGTCACAGAAATTGCGGCCATCCGTTGCTGGAGCTTCTCTGCAATAAAAACAGCAGTACCTCTATTATCATCTCAGACCAAGAGTACTCAGTTTTCCATCTAAATCAAACATCCAACACTATTAAACTTACCAGACCAGACTTTCTAGGCTCTTTTTGCTCCTCTGCGTTCACCAACACAACCTTGCCTCCCCAAATTTTTGAGCTTTTGCCAACCTACAAGAATATCACTGTATTCTACCATTgtgacccttttcttccttaCCTTTCAAGTCATACATGTCCCAAGATAGGTCTTATCTCATTGTCTGAAAATCATAACGGTACATGCCGTAATGGTTTCACGGTGAACGTTCCGAAGAGTTTTATTGCAACAGAGAAAAAGTTGAATATGACCAATTTAGAAAGTGTTTTAAGCAAAGGGTTTGAGGTGAAGTTGAAGATTGATAGAAAAGCATGTCAACAATGTTTATCCACTCATGGAAGCTGTGGATTTAACCAAACGTTGCCATTACGAAATAAATGCAATCCACTCCATCCGCAAACTAGTAAGTTTTTGAATTCCCAGTCTGTTTTGCATCATCTTT CAGGTGTTATATTTCTGGCGGCATTCATAACGGTGTGTCTCCATTGCCAACAAATATCACATGATCCGGCTCAACAAAACCTCAAGACTGTTCCACAACCAAATATCGAACCATATAATCCACTGAAGAAGTATAGTTATGCACAAGTGACACGAATCACAAAGTCATTTGCAGAAGTGGTTGGGAAGGGCGGATTTGGCACTGTTTATAGAGGAACTCTTTGTGATGGCCGTATCGTTGCAGTGAAGGTATTGAAAGACTCAAAAGGCAATGGTGAAGACTTCCTCACTGAACTTGCAACCATTAGCCAAACTTCTCATGTTAACATTGTTACACTGCTAGGATTTTGCTCTGAAGGTTCCAAGAGAgcaattatttatgaatttttggGAAATGGGTCTCTTGATAAGTTTATCTCAAGCAAGACCACCGTGGATATGGATTGGCCCACACTTTATGGGATCGCTCTAGGCGTTGCCCGTGGTCTGGAGTACTTGCACCATGGTTGCAGAACAAGGATTGTACATTTCGACATTAAACCACAAAATATACTCTTAGATGATAATCTTTGTCCCAAAGTTGCAGACTTTGGTCTTGCTAAGCTATGCGAGAGGAAAGAAAGCATCTTGTCACTACTAGACACAAGAGGAACGATAGGATACATTGCACCTGAATTGTTTTCAAGAATGTATGGTAGAGTCTCACACAAGTCAGATGTGTATAGCTACGGAATGTTGGTACTTGAGATGATAGGAGCAAGGAACAAAGAAAGAGCTGCTCAAAATTCTGCATCTGATGCGAGCTCAATATATTTTCCTGAATGGATATATAAGGATATTGAGAAGGGAGACACTGGAAGGCTTAACATGGATGGAATCGTCTGcaaagaagaggagatggtTAGAAAAATGACACTGGTGGGTTTGTGGTGTATTCAGTCGTCCCCAATAGATCGTCCACCGATGAACAGAGTTGTGGAAATGATGGAAGGAAGTGTGGATGCTCTTAAAGTGCCTCCCAGGCCTGGTTTGCAAGTTCAAGTAGCGCCTCTTCAAGAATCTTCTACCCTCTCAGAGAACATTTCGGTTTATACAGAGTATGATCCATGA